The genomic stretch TTGTCAGGACTTTGGTTTTTTGTGGGGACTCATTTTAGGAACAGTGCCTGCAACCTGGTGCATAGCAAGTGCCCAGAAAATTGTGCTGCCTTGTAAGAGCCACTTGGCAACTCTTTTAGGATACCTTGCAATTCTAGACCCTTTTTTAATGTCAGGAGGTTCTCTCTCTTCAGCAAGACAATTGTCATCAGAAGGAACAGCCCATTTTCTTGTACATGTTTAGTGTtttcttcactcctccttccctgtgTTCATTGCTTTGCTGTATGTACTTGGTCATCCTCTGGCCCTAGTGTTGGGTGGGCACAAGTTGACACTCACTAAGACTGGCTAGTTTGTCTCAGTCATTGTCAAGGGACTCTGGATCTTCTAGATTCGAGCTCTGGCCTCAGTGCTGCCAGAGGAGAGGCAGATCCTGAAGGGAGGATCAGAGAGCTTTGGATGGGTCCTGGTGGAGGAGGGACTGCAGATGTTTTGAAGTCATGGCAGAACTTTCAGACCCTGTATAGATACTTAGTCACCTGACTTAAAGAGTCACAATACTCAGGCTCTGGGTTGGAGGCTGTCGAATGGGGTCTGCCTGGGAAAGGAGGGCACCAGGGGTAGCCAGGGCTGTGGGTGGAGAGCATATCCCTTGGCTGAACAGGTCTGGATGCTGGTTAGCAGCTCAGGGTCCTGCTTGCCTTCACCTCCAGAGGGGAGAAGCCAGCTCATGAGGGTTCTCACAGAGGCATATCTCTGCCACAGGTGAACGGGAAGGAGCTCTCCAAGCTGTCTCAGGAGCAAACCCTAGAGGCCCTGCGTGCCTCCAAGGAGCCCCTGGTGATCCAGGTGCTGAGACGCAGCCCCCGTCTGCGGGGGGACAGCTCCTGCCATGACCTTCAGCTGGTGGACAGTGGCACTCAGACCGACATCACCTTCGAGCATATCATGGCACTGGGCAAGCTGcgcccacccaccccacccatggGCATCTTGGAGCCGTACGTCCTCTCTGAGCTGTGAGTTGCCCtcaggagggcctgggccctgcctcCAGAGAGGACATGCCATCTGGGGCAGTTGTCCCTGTGTGACCCACAGGTGGCTTGCTGCAGCTCTAGCCATGGTCGGGAAACCCAACTCAGCTGCCACTCTTGAGCAGGAAGCAGGTTCTTTGACCTCCATAGCTGACAATGGCACTCGGACTCAGAAACCTCCAGGCCTTTGGCCTCAGGTTTGGCACCAGCCAACAGAAAGACTAAGAGGGAGCCAATGTGCCCAGGACCTGGCTGCTCCTCCATCCTCTTTCTTCTGCCCCatcttctctgtcttctcacaAGCATTTCTCCTTGAATCTTCTTGCATCCTTTGTCTGTCCCATTCTTCTACCTGCTCTGaattttctccatctctttggcttctttctttgGCCTTCTCAAAAGAAGGGCCTTTCATCCTGGCCTGGTGGCTGTGACCATGTGAACAGTACTGACTCATCCTGCTAATCCCACTGGGGGATTCAGGGAGGTGGTCCTGGGAACCTTTTTGTTCAGAGAGGTAGCCCACAAGGCAGTGAATAGTCAGTCTTAATTTTGAGGCAAGGAGGGCAACCCCTCCCTGGAGGCAGAGGGGTACTTGTCTGCTCTGTAGAAGGCCTGGATAACTCCTGAGGGCTCTGCATGAGTGGGGCCAGTGCTAGAGACAGCACTTAGATCTTTGGAGAATTCTGCCCCTGGTCTGGGAATTAGGATGGGGAAACTAGGTGTGCCTGCCTAGGTCCTTAGGATGGACCCCTAAGAACTCTTACTTGAGGAACATTCCTGATCCTTCCACAGCATTTGTGTAGATCAGAAAGGAGGGttcaccaggcggtggtggtgcatgcctttacacttgggagacagaggcaggcggatatctgtgagtttgaggccagcctggtctacaaagcgagatccaggacagcctccaaagccacgcagaaaccctgttttggaaaaaaaaaaaaggattctagAGGCAGCAGCTTGGCCACCTTCCCTAGGGATTACATCTAGAACAGGATTCTCTGCTTACTACACTGGGACTGGCCAGCTTGCAGCTGGGGCTAGGGTGCCAAAGAAGCAGATGGCCCATCTGACCCCCCCTTCTCCTGGGCAGCCCCCCCATCAGCCATGAGTATTATGACCCAGCGGAGTTCATGGAGGGCGGCCCACAGGAGGCAGAGCGAATGGACGAGCTGGAGTATGAGGTGAGCCTAGTGGCTGGCCTGACCAGTCTGGCTAGCCTGAAGCCTGAGCAGGCTCATTTTCTGCAGCTCTGCCCAGGCTTGGCTCctgctgccccctggtggctgGGCCTCATGACCCTTCCCAGTAGAGAGCAGCCTGAGTCAGAGAGGGTGTGGGTGAGGTGTTCCTTCTGTCTGTGTTGGTAATTCTGTGTCCCATGCATGTCCGTATCCTGTGTGTACATACTATGTATTAGGCATTTCCTGATAGGGAAGCCACTGAACACTTGCAACATTTAGGATGGTAAGAGAAGGGAGCCCTGAAAGTCACAGGCTGCATACTCAATTCAGGTAACTGAAGCAAAAGACATGGGGGTGCTGGGGGTACTagggggtagggtctaggccaagTCTGCAGGCGTCCCTGCTCATACACTTCAGTTCTTTATAACTGTACTTCCTCCCATACCCCTGTGGCAGGAGGTGGAGCTATGTAAAAACAGCCACCAAGACAAGCTGGGCCTGATGGTGTGCTACCGCACAGATGATGAGGAGGACCTGGGCATCTACGTTGGAGAGGTATGGAGAGATGCTGTGGCAGGCTGTGGTACACAGAGCCCCAGAGCTGTTCTAACTGAAGTCTATGGTCTCTCCACAAAGTCTGTTCAAAATTTAGAGCTGCCCAGAGGCCTAACAATAGGTTACAGTAAGTAGATTGTGAGTGTCAAGGCCAGGGTGACCATGGTTTCATTATATCCAGGGACACAGTCCTGTCTGTGCAGACATCAGGAACTTAaacaccccacctcttctctccccacttcccttcccttcgGCAGATGTCTATGTACCCAGCAGCTATCCTTCCAAATGGAAAAAGTCCCGCTGCCCAAAAACCCCAGACTCAGATGTATGAAGAAGCATTCAGCCATATGCCACTACCTAGATCctgaccaaaaaataaaataaaaagcctctGAATTgagtgtggtagctcatgcctctataatcccagcactttagagggtcagaagttcaaggtcacccttggcctACATAGTTTTAGGTCAGCCTGAGTTTTATGAGACTGTATTTCAAAAACACAGCAAGTCAGATGTGGGTAATTGTGTTTTTAAACCCAGCACACATAGAGGCAAAGACATGTAGATTTCTTTCAGTTTGAGGTTAGATAGAGCTACATAGACTGTTTTTAAaggggtgtgtgggggtatgAAGGAGTAATCTGGAAGtatggttcaattcccaaaacccacataagaTATCTCACAACCAGCTCTAACTCCAGAGcacccaacaccttcttctggactaCCAGTACCTATACTcagatgtgcacatacataaaaaaggaaaataaatctttcttcaaaAGAGTTGGTATAGTTCAGTGTAAAGTATTtccctagcatacacaaggctcTAGCTTTCttaccactgaagaaaaagaaagactttgATGCAAGAGCATAGCAGTACAAGGGATAGGGGCAAATACAGAAGTATTGGGTATGGGCTAGGGAGCTACATTCTGGTCATTCTGTATCTTCCAAGCTGAGGAAGCAGACTGCCTGGGCCCActgtcctgcctctgcttcctcgaACTTGGATGCTGTTACTCTGAGGTGAGGTGGGAAAGTGAGCAAGTCTGGCATTTGCCTTGGGAGTACACCAAGGTGCAGCTACCCATACACACTCACTTGTGCTGAAAAGGACACCATAGGTGCCCAAGTCCCCAAGATGCATGTGTCCTGCAGGTAAATCCCAACAGCATTGCAGCCAAAGACGGCCGGATCCGTGAGGGAGACCGAATCATCCAGGTGAGCACTCAAGGTCAGGTTGCCAAGCCTGCCCTGTGGCaaccctctcctttctctccatggTCCATTCCTAGATCTTTTCTGCTGAGAACCTAGCCTTGTATGCTGGAACCTGGACCAAATCTCTGTTCCACTTAACTGCCCTAAGTGGCTCACATATCCCtgccagcacccccaccccacctactTTTCCctctatttctgctccccattcTTTGAGCACacatgctcttgcagaggccaggCCATCCTTTCCCCTGATGCAGTTTGCTTATTTATGCCTTCCCAGAGTTCAAGAGCCTATCCTTAGCAGAGTCCTCCATTAGCATTCTTGTTGATTGTCCCCTGGACCTCTGCAGATTAACGGGATGGATGTCCAGAACCGAGAGGAGGCAGTGGCCATCTTGAGCCAAGAGGAGAACACCAACATTTCCCTGCTGGTGGCCCGTCCTGAGAGCCAGGTGTGTATGTCCACCTGTTTAGGATGACATAGGGCCCCTCGAAGGCTTTCTGTCTTGAAAGCTACTGGTCTGTTTGACTTCACTGAGAGCATGGGGCCTTGGGCAATGTGAAGGGGCATTGGGAAAGTCTTTAAATTGTTGGCTAACTAGgccgggtggtagtggcgcacgcctttaatcccagcacttgggaggcagaggcaggtggatctctgtgagtttgagattagcctggtttactacaagagctagttctaggacagcctccaaagccacagagaaaccctatctcgaaaaaaccaaaaaaaaaaaaaagaaagaaagaaagaaagagagaaaggaaggaagaaagaaaattgttgGCTAACTTATGTCTGTCTCTGCAGCTAGCAAAGCGGTGGAAAGACAGTGACAGAGATGACTTCCTAGATGACTTTGGGTCTGAGAATGAAGGGGACCTCCGTGCCCGGAAGCTGAAGTCACCCCCTGCCCAGCAGGTGAGGAAGGATGAAGGCCTGTTAAGTGGGGAGGgcaacagagagggaggagagaaagggactGTAGCTGTATATGGGCTCCTGGCCTGGGCCCAGAGAGGAACCAGCTGTGAACTTGTTTCTAATCCTACTGCATCACACTTGTCTGTGGGAACCTAACTGACTGTGTTTGTCATTTCTGTCCCAGACTGAAAATGATGAGAAGGGGGCTCCTGATGGGGGCCCAGGACTGAGCAACAGCCAGGAGCTGGACAGCGGGGTGGGTCGGACTGATGACAGTACCCGCAATGAAGAGAGTTCTGAACATGACCTGCTGGGGGATGAGCCTCCCAGTACCACCAACACCCCTGGAAGCCTGCGCAAGTTTGGCCTGCAAGGGGATGCCATGCAGAGCAGGGATTTCCACTTTAGCATGGACTCTCTGCTGGCTGAGGGGGCAGGACTGGGAGGGGCTGACCTGCCTGGGCTCACGGATGAAGAGTATGAACGCTACCGGGAACTGCTGGAGATCAAGTGCCACCTGGAGAATGGCAACCAGCTAAGCATCTTCTCCCGGGCTTCCAGTGGGAACAGTGCCCTGGACGTTAACCGCAATGAGAGCCTAGGCCATGAGATGGCCATGCTGGAGGAGGAGCTTCGGCACCTAGAGTTCAAGTGCCGCAACATCTTGCGGGCACAGAAGATGCAGCAGTTGCGGGAGCGCTGTATGAAGGCctggctgctggaggaagagagcCTCTATGACCTGGCAGCCAGTGAGCCCAAAAAGCACGAGCTGTCTGATATCTCTGAACTGCCAGAGAAATCAGACAAAGATAGCACCAGCGCCTACAACACTGGGGAGAGCTGCCGTAGCACCCCACTGCTCGTGGAGCCTCTGCCCGAGAGCTCCCTGAAGCGATCTACTGCTGGTAATTCCAACTTGAACCGGACCCCTTCTGGTCCTCCTGTCACCACCCACCCTAAGGGGGCTCCTTCAGCCAAGTTCCGATCACTCTCTCGGGATCCTGAGGTGGGCCGGAGACAACACACAGAGGAGCGTGTCCGCCGCAGTGCCAAGACAGGTGTTACGCTGGAGCGTGTAGGCCCTGAAGGCAGCCCTTACCTCTCCAGGCGTCATCATGGCCAGGAGAGTGAGCACTACCGCAGCTGTGTGCAGTTGGCCCCACCACGCACACTGGAGGATCTGGGCCATGGCTCCTTGAGTTTGGCTAGTGGTCCTCGGGTGGGTGGAGTGGTGGCTGCAGCTGTCGAAACACCCCGCATGGAATGGAAGGTGAAGGTGCGAAGTGATGGAACACGCTATGTGGCCAAGCGGCCTGTGCGAGATCGGTTGCTGAAGGCTAGGGCCCTGAAGATCCGTGAGGAACGTAGTGGCATGACCACTGATGATGATGCAGTAAGTGAGATGAAGATGGGCCGCTATTGgagcaaggaagagagaaagcagcACCTGATCCGAGCACGGGAGCAACGGAAGCGGCGTGAATTCATGATGCAGAGCCGCCTTGAGTGTCTAAGGGAGCAGCAGAATGGTGACAGCAAGCCTGAGCTCAACATCATTGCACTGAGCCACCGTAAGACCATGAAGAAGCGAAACAAGAAGATCCTGGACAACTGGATCACCATCCAAGAGATGCTGGCCCATGGTGCCCGCTCAGCTGATGGAAAAAGGATCTACAACCCTCTGCTCTCTGTCACCACTGTCTGAGCTTCCCCAGCAGGAGCCCAGCCCAGGCCTAGAGCGCCTGGCCTTCACCCTCCCTTAGAAtctagtgtgtgtctgtgtgtgcttgcacgCTGTGCTCATGCACACtcatgtatctgtatgtgtgcacaggACTTTGGTAATAGAAAGCCCCTAAAATGAACACTTCTCTCACCACCTATTTACTTCTCCCCAAGAGGCTATACCAACAGCCAGCATAGAGGGCATAACCATAAGgggcacctgtgtgtgcatgcatgtttgtgtgtgcatacagtaCTCTTGGTTTGTTCTTGGGAGATAAGGAAGTCAGTACAGAGAGACGTGAGGTGGACTATCCTAAGCACAAGAGAATGACCAGCTTCTTACTGAGCATGGCCTCCCCACCCCTGGAAGCCTCAGTTATTTGTAGACAAAGGCAACCCTgaattttgtggggttttttcccttttctgtgctTGCCaatagttttctgttttgtgaacCTGCTCTGGGGGTTGGCAGATCCTTCAGGCAGCCTAACAAAGGTGGATCCCACCGAATGCTAGCTGGGAAGGAggttgggggaaggaaaggagggagggttgagtgggagggaaaggaaggggatggggaaGAATAGGAAGCAGCTGTCCTGGTGGTCTCTACTCTGAGGGTGGCAGGGAGCATCCTAGTTGGCTTTCAAGGCACACCCATGGGGCCCACCTCCTTCCCCAGTGactgaaagagaatgaaaatcaCAGGGATTGTGGGCACAGTATACATCCAAAAAGAATTTGCTAACCCCTGGCCTGTGCCATCTAAAGCAGACACTCTTTAGTGGCCTGAGTCAAGGAGCTTAAATATCCAGGGGTTTAAGAAGCTAACCCAATGGGCACAATGGAAGATCTCACCTAGCCTAGAGAAGATCTGGTAGGAGTTGGTAGGCCTGGACCCAGTGAAAGGAAAGTGGGCTGAATGAGAGATGCCTAGAACCTCTTCCAGTGATGTAACTTTCCAATGTGCCACTTGTTGGGTGCCTCGCAGTCTTGGTGAAGTTTGTATTGGAGGCTATAGGATACCCCTGTTCCCCATCTACACCCCAAGAATAAAGCAAGCTGCTTTTTTGCTCTGTTGATTGGACTCCCTGTGTTCATTGTCATCATGCTGCTTGTACTGGGAGATGTCAGTTCATTAGCTTCTAAATGCCCATATTTCCAAGCAAATTGGTGGTGGGCAAGATGCCAAGATGGATGTGAGTCGGAAATCTGGGGCCCATTCCCAGAAGCTGAGTCCTGTTGCTGGGAAGGCTGGGTCATAAGGATACTGCCTCATGTCCCTGCCACTCAATAGCTCTGGGTAGGAATGCACATTGTAGCCTTGCTGTTGAatagggaggggaaaagagattTATAGGGAGTGGTGGTAATAGGAGAGCAGAGGGCTAGGTACTGGCTCCAGATACTTGTAGGGACATCTCCAGTTCCTTACGCCTTCCCAGCGAAGGAGACCAAGGCCAAGTATTCCTTGGGCATCCCTCCAGCTACTGAGAGCTCTGGAGTCATCCCATTGTTCTATCGTGGCAGGGTCTCAGGACCAGGATATGTGCTGATACTTTTCTGAAGTTTATGCTGCCTTGACTGGCTCAGGGAGAGGTGGCATCAAGGAGGGCTAGCAGCATTGAGTTACTGATACCCTGGAGTATCAACTTCACATTTAGCTATCATTGCTGTCTGGCCAGGTGGTGCAGCCAGAACCAGAAAAAGCAACTGGTTGGCCAATAGCTGTTGCCACTGGCCAACTACACAGAATCATGTCAGAACACAGTCATTTGTACCACAGCAGCCAAGGAAGAGCTACTGCTCCCACCTCTGGCCTTTCCTGAATTTGCTGCTCTGTTGTTATCCAATTCTCAGACTCTCAGCACCACTCTATAGTGcatcacactcctttaatcccagcactcgggaggcagaggcaggcggatctctgtgagttcgaggccagcctggtctccagcgcgactgccaggataggctccaaagctacacggagaaaccctgtcttgaaaaacaaaaccaaaaaaaaaaaattggacatGGCAGACCTCTTGCTTGGATGAACCTGGGTCATATAAACTGCACTTCGATCCTTCCACTGTTTGCCAAGTTAAACAAGGAGCCTCTAACACTTTCATAAGCCTAGGTACTAGGGTGTGGCCAGCTGTTCTAATGACCTATCCTGGACAGCAGATAGAACTAGAAATGTGGCTTTAAGCATGCAGTGGGATGGGTTTACTTGGGGCTTGGCATCCAGCATCTTCCCCCAACTAATCTTCCATAGTACTAAGGAACACTATTCAAGTGGCTGGTGTCCAGCTTATGCTAAAACCTGAGCAAAGAGTACAAGCAGGGCTTCCTGACAGGCCCTTACATGCTCATAGCAGAGACATCACTAGGGAAGGAGCATACTTCTGGAGGTCTGGGAGGCTGACCTTCAAAGATCCAGCACTAAACTGGATGTTGTGAACAGCAGCAGGACAGGAAGCAACATGGAGTGGTTTAGGGTGTGGAGTCCAGGAGtgttccctgatgcctaaggcaACTGGTAATATGACAACTTCAACCACATCAGCAAGACAGGGCCTCATTGATAAGCAAGCAAACCACAAAAGCACTTGCACGTAGCTTATGACCATCCCCACCACAAAGATGAGGCTGGTTGTGATGGCTCTGACTGACGAACTTGGAGAGGAGGGACTAGCAAAGGCCCCTGCCTTCTCTGTATGGAAAGATGCCATCCCCAACTACAGGGGTAGTAAGGTAAAGGAGGCCTCAGGCCAAAACCAGTCCTAAAGAGTCACAGGGTCCTCCTGCTTACTGTAAGTTAGCCATGGGAAGACTTCCTAACAAGGAGCCAGGTGGAGACCCAGCTCTACTCTGGAGAACTGGTGAGGACAAGGAAggtttgacagggtttctctgtatggctctggccatcctggaactcattctatagaccaggctggccttgaactcacacagatccatctgtctctgcctcctgagtgctaggattaaaggcatgtgccagcactgccCTGCTAAAAAGATGTTTCCAAAGAGGCCAAAGACTAGAAAAAGAGAAGGTCAAAGTCCAAGCCATTTGGCAATCAGGGCAATGACAGAAACCAGAGGACACTGGGGAAAGTACAGCTCTCCACTCAAGTATCTCTGCTGTCCAGGTGGATAAGGGCAGTTGGATCCCAAGTTCTCCCTATGGACATAGGAGTCCCATGTCTTAAATGTACTCATGGCAAATAGCAACTGTTTATTGAAAGAAGCAATAGAGGGTTGAGGATGCTGTCCTCAAGCCTGGATGTGGCTCTTTGCATTGAAGGCTAGGTAGTAGATCACTATGCCGATTACTGCAGCCAGCACTTCCGTGGAGACCCAAGGCCCATTCCAGGTGCCCTACAAGAAAAAGACCAAAAGACAGCTCAGAAGGATAGACTAGCCAATCTTAATCACTTGTCCTCAGGACAGACATCAGTGATAGCCCAAAACTTGGGCTGCAGACGAAGACAGCTTTCCCTTAGACTCAACCCAAAAACATTGAGGCATGTCCTGTGTTCTCTGCTTCTAAGACAAGGCCACTTACCCGATGATCCACACTGACTGTAAACAGGGGTGGAATGACGGAAATGTCCTCATTATTTCTCTGAGCCTGTAAGGGAGGTGCTGGGGTCAAAAGGTGCTGGATGGCATGCCCAGATAAGGGAGAAA from Cricetulus griseus strain 17A/GY chromosome X, alternate assembly CriGri-PICRH-1.0, whole genome shotgun sequence encodes the following:
- the Pdzd4 gene encoding PDZ domain-containing protein 4 isoform X4: MGCNMCVVQKPEEQYKVMLQEVELCKNSHQDKLGLMVCYRTDDEEDLGIYVGEVNPNSIAAKDGRIREGDRIIQINGMDVQNREEAVAILSQEENTNISLLVARPESQLAKRWKDSDRDDFLDDFGSENEGDLRARKLKSPPAQQTENDEKGAPDGGPGLSNSQELDSGVGRTDDSTRNEESSEHDLLGDEPPSTTNTPGSLRKFGLQGDAMQSRDFHFSMDSLLAEGAGLGGADLPGLTDEEYERYRELLEIKCHLENGNQLSIFSRASSGNSALDVNRNESLGHEMAMLEEELRHLEFKCRNILRAQKMQQLRERCMKAWLLEEESLYDLAASEPKKHELSDISELPEKSDKDSTSAYNTGESCRSTPLLVEPLPESSLKRSTAGNSNLNRTPSGPPVTTHPKGAPSAKFRSLSRDPEVGRRQHTEERVRRSAKTGVTLERVGPEGSPYLSRRHHGQESEHYRSCVQLAPPRTLEDLGHGSLSLASGPRVGGVVAAAVETPRMEWKVKVRSDGTRYVAKRPVRDRLLKARALKIREERSGMTTDDDAVSEMKMGRYWSKEERKQHLIRAREQRKRREFMMQSRLECLREQQNGDSKPELNIIALSHRKTMKKRNKKILDNWITIQEMLAHGARSADGKRIYNPLLSVTTV
- the Pdzd4 gene encoding PDZ domain-containing protein 4 isoform X2, which gives rise to MGCNMCVVQKPEEQYKVMLQVNGKELSKLSQEQTLEALRASKEPLVIQVLRRSPRLRGDSSCHDLQLVDSGTQTDITFEHIMALGKLRPPTPPMGILEPYVLSELPPISHEYYDPAEFMEGGPQEAERMDELEYEEVELCKNSHQDKLGLMVCYRTDDEEDLGIYVGEVNPNSIAAKDGRIREGDRIIQINGMDVQNREEAVAILSQEENTNISLLVARPESQLAKRWKDSDRDDFLDDFGSENEGDLRARKLKSPPAQQTENDEKGAPDGGPGLSNSQELDSGVGRTDDSTRNEESSEHDLLGDEPPSTTNTPGSLRKFGLQGDAMQSRDFHFSMDSLLAEGAGLGGADLPGLTDEEYERYRELLEIKCHLENGNQLSIFSRASSGNSALDVNRNESLGHEMAMLEEELRHLEFKCRNILRAQKMQQLRERCMKAWLLEEESLYDLAASEPKKHELSDISELPEKSDKDSTSAYNTGESCRSTPLLVEPLPESSLKRSTAGNSNLNRTPSGPPVTTHPKGAPSAKFRSLSRDPEVGRRQHTEERVRRSAKTGVTLERVGPEGSPYLSRRHHGQESEHYRSCVQLAPPRTLEDLGHGSLSLASGPRVGGVVAAAVETPRMEWKVKVRSDGTRYVAKRPVRDRLLKARALKIREERSGMTTDDDAVSEMKMGRYWSKEERKQHLIRAREQRKRREFMMQSRLECLREQQNGDSKPELNIIALSHRKTMKKRNKKILDNWITIQEMLAHGARSADGKRIYNPLLSVTTV
- the Pdzd4 gene encoding PDZ domain-containing protein 4 isoform X3, with amino-acid sequence MGCNMCVVQKPEEQYKVMLQVNGKELSKLSQEQTLEALRASKEPLVIQVLRRSPRLRGDSSCHDLQLVDSGTQTDITFEHIMALGKLRPPTPPMGILEPPPISHEYYDPAEFMEGGPQEAERMDELEYEEVELCKNSHQDKLGLMVCYRTDDEEDLGIYVGEVNPNSIAAKDGRIREGDRIIQINGMDVQNREEAVAILSQEENTNISLLVARPESQLAKRWKDSDRDDFLDDFGSENEGDLRARKLKSPPAQQTENDEKGAPDGGPGLSNSQELDSGVGRTDDSTRNEESSEHDLLGDEPPSTTNTPGSLRKFGLQGDAMQSRDFHFSMDSLLAEGAGLGGADLPGLTDEEYERYRELLEIKCHLENGNQLSIFSRASSGNSALDVNRNESLGHEMAMLEEELRHLEFKCRNILRAQKMQQLRERCMKAWLLEEESLYDLAASEPKKHELSDISELPEKSDKDSTSAYNTGESCRSTPLLVEPLPESSLKRSTAGNSNLNRTPSGPPVTTHPKGAPSAKFRSLSRDPEVGRRQHTEERVRRSAKTGVTLERVGPEGSPYLSRRHHGQESEHYRSCVQLAPPRTLEDLGHGSLSLASGPRVGGVVAAAVETPRMEWKVKVRSDGTRYVAKRPVRDRLLKARALKIREERSGMTTDDDAVSEMKMGRYWSKEERKQHLIRAREQRKRREFMMQSRLECLREQQNGDSKPELNIIALSHRKTMKKRNKKILDNWITIQEMLAHGARSADGKRIYNPLLSVTTV
- the Ssr4 gene encoding translocon-associated protein subunit delta isoform X3 — protein: MALYADVSGKQFPVTRGQDVGRYQVSWSLEHKSAHAGTYEVRFFDEESYSLLRKAQRNNEDISVIPPLFTVSVDHRGTWNGPWVSTEVLAAVIGIVIYYLAFNAKSHIQA